From the genome of Ictalurus punctatus breed USDA103 chromosome 28, Coco_2.0, whole genome shotgun sequence, one region includes:
- the mpzl2b gene encoding myelin protein zero-like protein 2b, producing MFRIWTRFLVSVVGVLLTPGMHRALAIEVSTPKELTAVNGTDVRLKCTFKSSHPLSEKSVSVSWSFKPLGSGLEEQFFFYQEESFPPTRGLFKGHAVWSGNVLKNDGSITLTDVQSSFNGTYTCQVRNPPDVHGFTGELRLEVVQSVTLSEIGILAAAVGGAILLVLVVLTIVFAVRCYRGRHGDAGIELQDSKRASVCAKHEFMPISRPEDEIKNGLQDDLENCKLHEEDAQAKSDA from the exons ATGTTTCGGATATGGACACGGTTTCTGGTCAGTGTTGTAGGTGTGCTGCTTACACCAG GTATGCATCGCGCATTGGCGATCGAGGTGTCCACGCCCAAGGAGCTGACGGCGGTTAACGGGACAGATGTGCGGCTCAAGTGCACGTTTAAATCCAGCCATCCGTTGTCGGAGAAATCCGTGTCTGTGTCCTGGAGCTTCAAACCGCTTGGCTCGGGCTTGGAGGAACAG TTCTTTTTCTATCAAGAGGAGTCCTTCCCGCCTACTCGCGGTCTGTTTAAAGGTCACGCGGTGTGGTCGGGGAACGTCCTGAAGAACGACGGTTCCATCACGCTGACCGACGTGCAGTCCAGCTTTAACGGCACCTACACCTGCCAGGTGCGCAATCCACCCGACGTGCACGGCTTCACCGGCGAGCTCCGCCTCGAGGTGGTTCAGTCAG tGACGCTCTCCGAGATCGGAATTCTGGCTGCGGCGGTGGGCGGAGCCATCCTGCTCGTCCTCGTCGTCCTCACCATCGTCTTCGCCGTGCGCTGTTACCGAGGTCGCCACGGAGACGCGGGCATCGAGCTGCAAGACTCGAAGCGAGCGAGCGTATG TGCTAAGCACGAGTTCATGCCGATAAGCAGACCGGAGGACGAGATAAAAAACGGACTCCAAGATGATCTAGAAAACTGCAAACTTCATGAAGAGGACGCGCAAGCCAAGAGCGACGCTTAA